The proteins below are encoded in one region of Saccopteryx leptura isolate mSacLep1 chromosome 1, mSacLep1_pri_phased_curated, whole genome shotgun sequence:
- the AP1M1 gene encoding AP-1 complex subunit mu-1, which translates to MSASAVYVLDLKGKVLICRNYRGDVDMSEVEHFMPILMEKEEEGMLSPILAHGGVRFMWIKHNNLYLVATSKKNACVSLVFSFLYKVVQVFSEYFKELEEESIRDNFVIIYELLDELMDFGYPQTTDSKILQEYITQEGHKLETGAPRPPATVTNAVSWRSEGIKYRKNEVFLDVIESVNLLVSANGNVLRSEIVGSIKMRVFLSGMPELRLGLNDKVLFDNTGRGKSKSVELEDVKFHQCVRLSRFENDRTISFIPPDGEFELMSYRLNTHVKPLIWIESVIEKHSHSRIEYMIKAKSQFKRRSTANNVEIHIPVPNDADSPKFKTTVGSVKWVPENSEIVWSIKSFPGGKEYLMRAHFGLPSVEAEDKEGKPPISVKFEIPYFTTSGIQVRYLKIIEKSGYQALPWVRYITQNGDYQLRTQ; encoded by the exons GTACTCATCTGCCGGAACTACCGAGGTGACGTGGACATGTCAGAAGTGGAGCACTTCATGCCCATCCTgatggagaaagaggaggaggggatgtTGTCACCCATACTGGCCCATGGAGGTGTCCGCTTCATGTGGATCAAGCACAACAACCTGTATC TGGTTGCCACCTCCAAGAAGAATGCGTGTGTGTCGCtagtgttctcttttctctacaagGTAGTGCAG GTGTTTTCAGAGTACTTcaaggagctggaggaggagagcATCCGCGACAACTTCGTCATCATCTATGAGCTGCTGGATGAGCTCATGGATTTCGGCTACCCCCAGACCACAGACAGCAAGATTCTACAGGA GTACATCACTCAGGAAGGCcacaagctggaaacgggggcaCCACGCCCTCCAGCCACTGTTACCAACGCAGTGTCCTGGCGGTCTGAGGGCATCAAGTACCGGAAAAACGAGGTGTTCTTGGACGTCATCGAGTCTGTCAACCTCTTG GTCAGTGCCAATGGCAACGTCCTACGCAGTGAGATTGTGGGTTCCATCAAGATGCGGGTTTTCCTCTCAGGCATGCCCGAACTGCGCCTGGGCCTCAATGACAAGGTCCTCTTCGACAACACGGGCC GTGGCAAAAGCAAGTCAGTGGAGCTGGAGGATGTGAAGTTCCACCAGTGTGTGCGGCTATCCCGCTTTGAGAACGACCGCACCATCTCCTTCATCCCACCCGACGGCGAGTTCGAGCTCATGTCCTACCGTCTCAACACCCAT GTCAAGCCTTTGATCTGGATTGAGTCGGTGATTGAGAAGCATTCCCACAGCCGCATTGAGTACATGATTAAG GCCAAGAGTCAATTCAAGCGGCGGTCAACAGCCAACAACGTGGAGATCCACATCCCCGTGCCCAATGATGCTGACTCACCCAAGTTTAAGACGACAGTGGGGAGTGTCAAGTGGGTCCCTGAAAACAGTGAGATCGTGTGGTCCATCAAGTCCTTCCCA GGTGGCAAGGAGTACCTGATGCGGGCCCACTTTGGCCTGCCCAGCGTGGAGGCTGAGGACAAGGAGGGCAAGCCCCCGATCAGCGTCAAGTTTGAGATCCCCTACTTCACTACCTCTGGCATCCAG GTGCGCTACCTGAAGATCATTGAGAAGAGCGGCTACCAGGCCCTGCCGTGGGTGCGTTACATCACTCAGAACGGAG ATTACCAGCTCCGGACCCAGTGA